A stretch of the Rhizobium sp. CCGE531 genome encodes the following:
- a CDS encoding glycosyltransferase, translated as MICVGTVTRTRPQMLSNLLKSYSRLNVPEGIRLHFIIIENNETTSLGQAIENFREQVPKSTVQYELETRLGIAFARNRALEAALAAGGDILTFADDDETVEEDWLAQLLAARDAQDFDIVASPVRLAPPPASASSWNRMVWSGMDRMNRNSEAKSIRLVERGKAKHIKLATGSWMGKLEFFRRTGLRFDNTLGLAGGEDWQLWTDALKLGASTTWTPHAISYERVPIERLTLHYQYRRSRDHSSILIERRNSKGSKTGSPKMFASILGRVWTLSYCILAAPLTGGRTLVRAASCLGSIVGLLRGHLGFASLHYQTTSGS; from the coding sequence ATGATTTGCGTGGGGACCGTCACACGTACAAGGCCGCAAATGCTTTCAAATCTTCTAAAGTCCTATAGCAGGCTTAACGTGCCTGAGGGAATTCGTCTCCATTTCATTATTATTGAGAACAATGAAACGACTTCGTTAGGTCAAGCTATCGAGAATTTTCGAGAGCAAGTACCGAAGTCGACCGTTCAATACGAGTTGGAGACGCGGCTCGGGATCGCCTTCGCTCGCAACCGCGCCCTTGAAGCTGCCCTTGCGGCGGGCGGCGACATATTAACCTTTGCCGACGATGACGAAACTGTCGAGGAAGACTGGCTCGCGCAACTGCTTGCCGCGCGGGACGCTCAGGATTTTGATATCGTCGCATCGCCTGTCAGGCTCGCGCCGCCACCGGCTAGCGCCTCTTCATGGAACAGGATGGTTTGGTCCGGAATGGACAGAATGAATCGCAACAGCGAAGCGAAATCCATTCGTCTCGTCGAGAGGGGAAAAGCCAAGCACATCAAGCTGGCAACCGGTAGCTGGATGGGAAAGCTGGAGTTCTTTCGTCGCACTGGCCTTCGTTTCGACAATACACTTGGCTTGGCAGGTGGCGAGGATTGGCAATTGTGGACCGATGCACTGAAGCTCGGCGCTTCGACGACTTGGACACCCCATGCAATTTCCTACGAGAGGGTTCCCATCGAACGCTTGACACTCCACTACCAATACCGGCGCTCTCGGGATCACAGCAGCATCTTGATTGAAAGACGAAATAGCAAGGGCTCAAAAACGGGGTCGCCGAAAATGTTTGCTTCGATTTTGGGCCGGGTATGGACGCTAAGCTATTGCATTCTCGCTGCTCCATTGACCGGTGGTAGGACTTTGGTGCGCGCGGCGTCGTGCTTGGGCAGCATAGTTGGGTTGCTGCGGGGTCATCTCGGGTTCGCGTCGCTGCATTATCAGACGACCAGCGGCTCTTAG